In Acidimicrobiia bacterium, the following proteins share a genomic window:
- a CDS encoding ABC transporter substrate-binding protein, translated as MKRYGNGRRRWLRALGVLMAAVLTLAAATSGASGGEVGGGKLTDSFRGVDAETIKIGIVIVDYESIKDFVDFHRGDQEETAQIFVDWINDNGGVGGRIIDPVFKTYPPIPGQEPSALSLCTSLTEDEEVFAVLGVFIDFTGDAQLCLTRDHETIHIGHELEQPWIDESPPALLLTTENTKEKRAEALLNLFKEERTLKGRTVATLVDQDAEGRVNDLIIPTLDDMKVKQGSTAVLTVTGTDTAAAQSQLDSFIERWETEDVDTIFMVGLRVSGVQFVEKIKAAMPKVRLITDAESTLEQAQDLAASGTDPNPYEGMFTIVGETESERWANKSPELQECVDVWEKATGETVLGPDEVTPDADGRVEEIFTAVEDFCGELVFFKSIAEKAGPKLTNKSWRKAVDRFGPIKLVTTSQASLCKGKYGADDEGRLVKYDPTIGENGDWKPVTEVQDVSGGECA; from the coding sequence ATGAAGCGCTACGGAAACGGACGGCGGCGTTGGCTGCGTGCACTCGGTGTGCTGATGGCCGCGGTGTTGACGCTCGCGGCTGCTACGAGCGGCGCCAGCGGCGGCGAGGTTGGCGGCGGCAAACTCACCGACAGCTTCCGAGGTGTCGACGCCGAGACGATCAAGATCGGCATCGTCATCGTCGACTACGAGTCCATTAAGGACTTCGTCGACTTCCACCGCGGCGATCAGGAGGAGACCGCGCAGATCTTCGTGGATTGGATCAACGACAACGGAGGCGTCGGCGGCCGCATTATCGACCCCGTCTTCAAGACCTACCCGCCGATCCCCGGTCAAGAGCCCAGTGCACTCAGCCTCTGCACTTCGCTGACCGAGGACGAGGAGGTGTTCGCGGTGCTCGGGGTGTTCATCGACTTCACCGGTGACGCGCAGTTGTGCCTCACCCGTGACCACGAGACCATCCACATCGGCCACGAGCTCGAGCAGCCCTGGATCGACGAGTCGCCACCCGCATTGTTGTTGACCACCGAGAACACCAAGGAGAAGCGGGCCGAAGCCCTCCTCAACCTGTTCAAGGAGGAGCGCACGCTCAAGGGCCGGACCGTGGCCACGCTCGTCGATCAGGACGCGGAGGGGCGCGTCAACGACCTCATCATCCCAACCCTCGACGACATGAAGGTCAAGCAGGGCTCCACCGCGGTGCTCACCGTCACGGGAACTGACACCGCGGCCGCGCAGTCGCAGCTCGACAGCTTCATCGAGCGCTGGGAGACCGAGGACGTCGACACGATCTTCATGGTCGGCTTGCGGGTCTCGGGGGTTCAGTTCGTCGAGAAGATCAAGGCCGCGATGCCCAAAGTGCGCCTGATCACCGACGCCGAGTCGACGCTCGAGCAAGCTCAGGACCTGGCCGCGTCCGGTACCGACCCGAACCCGTACGAGGGCATGTTCACCATCGTGGGCGAGACCGAGTCGGAGCGCTGGGCGAACAAGAGCCCGGAACTCCAGGAGTGCGTCGACGTGTGGGAGAAGGCCACCGGCGAGACCGTGCTCGGGCCCGACGAGGTGACACCCGACGCTGACGGCCGGGTGGAAGAGATCTTCACCGCAGTCGAGGACTTCTGCGGCGAGCTCGTGTTCTTCAAGTCGATCGCAGAGAAGGCCGGGCCCAAGCTCACCAACAAGAGCTGGCGGAAGGCGGTCGACAGGTTCGGCCCGATCAAGCTCGTCACGACGAGCCAGGCGTCGCTGTGCAAGGGCAAGTACGGGGCCGACGACGAAGGCCGGCTCGTCAAGTACGACCCCACCATCGGCGAGAACGGGGACTGGAAGCCCGTCACCGAGGTCCAGGACGTCAGCGGCGGGGAGTGCGCCTAA